CAGGTGAGCATAGCTGGAATTAATAGCTTCCGTCGGttatccataagtcgtaattTTCCATGGCGAGTTGGCAACGGATTTATTGAGTCTGCGGCTAATCGCTATTAGAAATCATATCGGTAGTCAGGCAAGCTAGTACGTCTATATATATGTGGTATATAACACGCCCCCCAAGTGCTGCATCATAAATTAAAACTCGGATGATAAGCCTCTCTACACGGAGCTCTAAATTTGGCAATTTGCTGGCCTTGAAATCGAGTACAAAACAAACGAGGAGGAGAGAAAAACCAAAGGAAAGCAAAGCTTATCGTTCGTGGCAATGATTCCAAGGAATTCATATACTATATTTAGTTGATTTGTGGAGATGATAATGTTTTTGACGGAGGCACGTgagaaaaaaaagatgaaTGGGTTTGGAAAATCATGGAATCAATAGTAgggtaataacaataaaaatataaattctataaaattatGGCCTAGAACTAGtaaattaatgagattaatttaattgaagtATCTATTAATACAGCTTAATGATTAAACAAAgtagctaattaaaaaatacgtaaaaatttaattatttcaagcTTAGATAAGCTTACTTAGCTTAAAAAGATTATGTGATGTTTGCGTGTAAAATAAGAACAATTATTCTGATCTGTTCACCTGATAAACATAAAGATTACCATGGATTTATGTACCGAAATGATAAGATAAGAGGCCTTCTAACATTGTATTGTTTTCCTATTTTCCCCAACAGGCTTATATGCAGGCTGGAGCTCATATTCAGGAGGACATCAGTGATGCATCCGTGATATTTGGAGTGAAACAAGTTCCCATTGACGCTTTGATTCCTGGCAAGACCTACTGCTTCTTTTCGCACACCATCAAGGCTCAGGAATCTAATATGCCGCTACTGGATGCCATTTTGGAGAAGGTTTGGGAGACTATTTCATCTGAAAAAgtggattattattttttttctcaaaattttCTTTAGAAAATCCGGCTTATCGACTATGAGCGAATTATAGACGAACGCGGAGCACGACAGGTGGCTTTTGGCAAATATGCTGGTGTGGCTGGCATGGTGAACATTCTGCATGGCATTGGATTGCGTCTTTTGGCTTTGGGACATCATACACCCTTCATGCACATTGGACCCGCCCACAATTATCGTAATTCTTCGATGGCTCGTCAGGCAATTAGGGATTGCGGCTATGAGATCTCTCTGGGCATGATGCCCAAGTCGATTGGACCACTTACGTTTGTGTTTACTGGCTCTGGAAATGTTTCCCAGGGAGCCCAGGAAGTGTTCTCTGAACTGCCCATAGAGTATGTCCCGCCTGAGATGCTTCGCAAGGTGGCCGAGCATGGAAGTGAGTGTagattaatcatttttaaatatttaaaaattgtctttaatatttaatattagtaCTAAACATGTTTCTTTACAAttcttaactatttttaaattttctttagaCCAAAACAAGCTGTATGGCTGCGAGGTGAGCCGATCGGATCATCTGGAGCGTCGTGAAGGCGGTGGATTTGATGCCAAGGAGTACGACGAGTTCCCAGAACGTTACATCTCCACCTTCAGCACGAAGATAGCTCCGTATGCATCGGTTATTGTCAACGGCATCTATTGGGCTGTGGGCAGTCCCAAGTTGATAAGCATTCCGGATGCCAAGAACCTGCTACGCCCGGCAAATACACCCTGGTTGCCAACCAGCAAGGGAAGTCCTGCTCTCCCTCATCGCATGCTGGCCATTTGCGATATTTCCGCTGATCCCGGTGGTTCCATTGAGTTCATGAACGAGTGCACCACCATCGACACTCCCTTCTGTTTGTACGATGCAGATAGAAATAAGGACACCAAGAGCTTTAAGGGTCCGGGAGTTTTGGTCTGTTCGATTGATAATATGCCTACCCAATTGCCAAGGGAGTCGACGGATTTGTTTGGAGAACTGTTGGCGCCTCATGTCCACGATATTATCAAGAGTGATGCCAAGAAACCGCTGGCGGAGGAGGAATTCTCGTACCCCATTCAGTCGGTAggtgctttattttattttttagtttttataccaaagaaaaaatatttttggatgcTAAAAAggtctttaattaaaaatgtattaagtatttacattttttttaatttatacccaaacaaaatttatttttggatgataaaaatgtattcagtatttacatttttttaaatttttacccaaacaaaatttatttttggatgctaaaaaggtttttaatcaaaaatgtattcagtacttaaattttttttaaatttatacccAAACAAAATTTCTTTTGGATGCTAAAAAggggtttaattaaaaatatattcagtaaatacatttttttaaatttattaatcttgaaatttaaaaaccaatgTGCATTATGCCCCCTTATCTGCATCTGTTATCAGTTAGCTAATTCCGTTTCTCTCTGCTGCTTTTCAGGCCATTATCGCAAGCAACGGTCAGCTGACCGAGGGCTTTCAGTACATTCAGGAGCTGCGAGATTCGACGAGCCACCGGTCGCGTCATAAGATGGAAGGAAGATCCGAGTCGCACAAGAAGGTCTTGGTCCTGGGAGCTGGCATGGTTTCGGCGCCCCTCGTGGAGTGGCTGCATCGCGAGAAGGATGTCAGCATCACGGTTTGCTCGCAGGTCAAAGATGAGGCCGATCGCCTGGCTCAACAGTATGCCGGAGTGGACAGCGTCTATTTGGATGTCAACGAGAGCACTGGTCATCTGCAGGAGCTGTGTGGCAAGGCGGATGTGGTGGTGTCCCTGCTGCCCTACAGTCTCCACGGCATGGTGGCCCGCTATTGCGTGGCCGAAGGCACCCACATGGTCACTGCCAGTTACCTGAACGACGAGATTTCCGCGCTGCACGAGGAGGCCAAGGCCAAGGGTGTGACCATCATGAATGAGGTCGGTTTGGACCCGGGAATCGATCACCTTTTGGCCCTGGAGTGCATCCACGAGGTGCAGGACAAGGGAGCCGTTGTCGAGTCCTTCGTTAGCTATTGTGGAGGTCTGCCGGCACCGGAGCATTCCAATAACTCCTTGAGATACAAGTTCTCTTGGTCGCCCAGAGGAGTACTGCTCAACACTCTCTCCGCTGCCAAATATCTGAGCCAGGGTCAAATTGTGGAGATTTCTGGAGGCGGCGAACTTATGTCATGTCCTCGCAGTCTGGATTTCCTGCCTGGATTCGCCCTGGAGGGATTTCCCAATAGGGACTCCACCAAATATGGCTCTCTCTACGGTTTGGGCAGGGATGTACACACCCTGCTGCGTGGCACCATCCGCTACAAGGGTTTTTCCGAGTCCATCAAGCCGATGCAACTCCTGGGACTGATTGATGCCGAGCCACATGCTCTGCTGCATCCCAGTGGACCGGATGTCACGTGGCGCCAGTTGGTCATCCATCTGTTGGGCATGTCCGATTCGAGCATCTTTTACGAGAACCTCAAGCAGAAGCTGAACGAGCGCATCGGCGATGTGGATGGCATCGAGAGCCTGGGCTTGCTGGATGATACGCCCGTGGTGAAGCTGAACACTCCGCTGGACACACTCAGTCACTACCTGTCCAAGAGACTGGCCTTCGGTGAGTTTTTATATCTTGATCAGGGTagctagccgagtcgatctagccatgtccgtctgtctgtccgtctgtatgaacgctgagatctcggaaactaaaaaaacctataaggttgagattttccacacatattcttgggctttctacgcagcgcaactttatttcagccgggcgatacgccccctctaacgctcacagtcgcccactaacgattttaaaatgtgtctggcacacctttaaagatttccgagaattataaatgcaattttattgtgtatatttatacctatcgaaatgtaaaagacatttttcaaatcggacaattcattaaaaagttatgcgcaatcaaaaaaatgttatatatccatctccctcgcactccctttagccgagtgacgggtattagatagtcgggactagagccctgcatgaatggattcaatgaattattttgaattttttctgttatatgaatgaattaattagaattttgtgtttaatagaattgaatgaatttgaattttgactttaatagaattgaatgaatgaatggcatgaattccgaaataattcaaacgacaatttattttgaggaagaaagggccattattttgtgattaaatctatctgaattttatttactattcagttaacattgatttgttaaaaattttccactttttgttctcaaaagaaaacacaaaaaaaatctgaaaaaatcaaacaattcataaaatatttcattcgattcattcaatttgaaatgaattagaacaacattcaatttatttcacatagaattgaattaaacaaatcagaaatttcatggcatactatgataaaacaaaaattgaatgattcatgcagggctctagtcgggacacaaacccgactatagcgttctctcttgttttttggtttaaaagtTGAAACAAttggtaatttaatttaaatattattttttcagaaCGAGATGAGCGCGATCTGGTGGTGCTGCGCCATGAAGTGGGCATCCGTTGGCCCGACGGTCGTCGTGAGGAGCGGGGCATCAACTTTGTGGTCTATGGACAGCCCCAGGGTCATTCCGCCATGGCGATGACGGTGGGCAAGCCAGCCGCTATTGCGGCCAAAATGATCCTAGATGGTGGGTTCTCTTTTATCgatctttataaaaaagtaaataatataattttaaactatcCTATTCCAGGTGAGATCCAGGAACGCGGTGTGCTGCTGCCCTTCACCCCCGACATATATCGCCCCATGCTGCAACGTCTGCGCTCCGAGGGTCTGACTGCCACGGAGACCTCCAGATGGTTAAACTAAGTAGTCTGAACTGATCCCGACCAAATCCTAGACCTAAGTCTtcattcacattttttttcttgactGCCCACCGCGTCGGGTGAAATTTCTTGTCTTATTTATCGCTCGAACTTTTCGTTGTTCGATAAGAGAGTCATTACGTTATCTTAATACTGAAATAAGTTTTATGACTACAGCTACTTAAAGTTCGTAAACAAGTTGAAGTTGTTGTCCAAATTGTGAAATATGTTTCCTTTATGTGAATTAATTATGAAGCGACTGTAAATGATTGActaaattttgataaaatattaaacacttATTTATGGAAAAGAAAGAGATTTTTTCTTGGAGGTAGAAGTTTTTTTaccattattatattaaactcTAACATAGTTAGAGGCcttgaatttacaaaattgattgacattgtaaataattttcagTTTGCCTTTAAATTTTCCGCCCAGTTTAATCTACAAGATTCGATTTCCGTTCGATTTGCCCCCGTGGCGCCTGGCAACCCGATCTGCGAAGGGTTATCTCCCGAACttgaactaaaattaaaaacacggCTTCGATCTAAATTTAGTGTTCTATAAAACACGCGCATAAAACCAGCATGATGATccgatttatatataatttataattgtaATAAACAACAGGCCACAAATCTCCCTGAAATTATTGTCGCTCTGCCTGTGGAAATTGTGGAGCCTGAGACTGATAACCTCTCTGCCGGACAGCAAATTTGTTGCTCATGGAGTGGGAGCGTTTTACAAATTTCAATTCACATTCATTCAAtgcaaaatacacacacaatCTCTTCCCGATAAGATAGTACGGGGCTAGTGATGCCAATCAGGCTTAGTATAAGTCGGTGAAATATTACGAAAAATCAGGGTAAGTATTACTTTCAATATCATCTTCACTAGagttattatttgtattttacagagcttgcaaataactgtcaaccgattttcctgaggcagtttaatctcgacacaaccgaaaaaaatgttgctcacaaactctctctctgagcggaacccttttttagttttgcttgtcggtttcggtccgaccgttcggctcaaccgaacaaagcaatcggtctttcaataaccactcggtgagacccttttaagttaacagtcacctaaaagggtttctgaaagactactgttaaataaaagtcaaaaaaatgggttttctctagaaaggaaaaagtataggcctgctgtgatatgtgcataaattttacataggaaatcaagataattctaaaattgcattgtacatataaatgtatataaaattgtattctgaatataggttagctgctatttttttgtttgcttcaatatattaattgactatataaggaactatctttaataagaaatgccataaagaaacgaattacctttcaaatgagctataccataagaataaatgagaactaccataagtcttaagataaaaaatggctcAAAGTATTCCAACTAAGCCTATTCCTACAAAATGGATCCCGCGTTCCTTCAaatctttcgaaatattttgaataaaactgaataatgttgtgaagatattcttaaatagttaggaattgatttaaagctacataaacaaaatttgaaactacTAAACTGCAGCTTAAAAGATTCGCTTGTTATTACGTGGATTTGTGGAGTTAAGTGGAGTTTTGGaatcgtaaattatttaaaatatgtagaatattggaatttaatggtaaatgggCTAATCTTACAGATTCAGCTTTAGGAAGTACACATTACGTATTTTTCcttacccttttgaattttaataatcaaaaagcaatgttacgactgaagcattactgaacaggtcacacatacacactcatacattcacaaaagaccgttttccttaacagaccgagcaaagtagtcagtagaaaccgaaaccgaaataactctgaaaaaaagggttttgctctgagcgtaacatctgttaagcaaaaacccttttaaggggttagctcacacccagttgtcatagggttttttgtgacaggttttttcctaacactttgaaaaggttgaccgaaccttgcaagctctggtattttatatttacaagaattaagattttttattatttcttaatattttttaagtaaaatatttataatatcaaGTATCAATTCCGATAAAAATGGTAGAAATACTAAGcctcaaaaaatatttgaaaattcaatttctgaCAGTACTTTAATTAATCTCAAATGATTAGTTTTCGTAGCATGACAGTTGTAATACTTGAATTCGACTTGAGTGATTTTAAAGGAAGCCACCAATATGTTAAAACTATTattaacaaaaaccaaaatctcctgaattaaaaaaaaaattctcaaagAAACTTAAgtaaaatctatttattttatatgcaGAGCCATCCTATATTGTTAGATTTTAGAACGAATAAGCTATGGTAAGAGCTTTCGGAATACCTATTCCCGAATAGGTACTCCAGAGGATTGAACTCGGTAAAACCCGGATCGGTGTGGAAAACCCCCAAATTGCCATCACTGGTGCTGTGCGCACCgggatttgtttttgtggaaCCCAAGTCGCAGTCGGCGTCGTGAATTAAGCGCTAGGTCTTCAGGCCTGATAAGTCCCGCAGTTCCCATTCAGACGCCGGCCCGTCCGgaatatagaatatatattctcCTTCTTTTGGGCAATACGTCTGCGTGCTCGTCTCCGTCCGGTTCTTCTTCTTTGCCAGTTATACGAGTGCAAGAGTAACTGTTGTTTGCGTGTTGCGTGCAAGAGAGCGGACAAAgcgattatttaatttacccgCATTCCGCATTCCGCTTTTTAGCGGGGGCCGCCGTGTGAACGAATCCGAAAATCATATATCTGTTCTGTGTAGATCCGCAGATGTTATACAATATGCCGGAGTAGTAGCAATCTGACCCATTCAAAGGTCAAGCCGATACGCGCTAATCTGACTTCCGATCCAAGTGCAAACTCCCCAtcttccacctcctcctcctcctcctctttccCTGTTATCACTTTTCACTAGCTAGTGGAACAGCAAAAACATATTAGAAaagtacaaaatacaaattacaaaatggGTTGCATGCGCTATTTGACGGAGGCTCATTTGAGGGGCTTCGAGCGTTACAAGGTGAGTTCTtcgaaaaaaaagggggatggATAGTTAGACGTGGCCCTCGGTGCGGTGGGTGGTAAAAATCAATGTCCCAATTCCCTACTTCAGTCATTTGTTATTAGATTGTAAATAAAACTCAGGGAATCAAATAATCTCCAATATCGATTTAACCCatttttcttttgaatttcCATTACATAATAGAAAACTTCAATTAAAGTCAAATTTTGTCGACTGCCCGACATTCTTAACGGATCCTCAATCTGCTATCGGTTTTGGAAGGGAGAATGTGGACTCcgtttaaataaagtttactTGTACTACTATTTATGCACTTCTGCAATTTTCCAACTATGAGGGATATTAGTTTTCGATACACTTTAGGCACTTTTACTAAatagtcaaattttaaagaagTTATCAATTATTGCCAAGGCTTATAAGTTTTAAAGCCAAGGCAATTTACGCAATAATACATTAttgtattgatttttttttcggaaaataaaaatttaagtttttattaaatataactatattatattaactatattaaatataactaTGTAAATGACATAATGAAATTATTCATTAGTAATGAATCATGACACActcattttatatacatattttcttcataattcattttaaattataaataatattaaaatttaaattttcccttACTTGTATTTAGTATTGTTCTTCCTATCTTATCGGGGAAAATTGTGCTGATCCCGAATTaggcattaattttttaatgtataAAAGTTATGTCTTATCGGACTACGATTACGGTAGTTCCGGTTGGTTCGCCGGAAAGATTAGGCTACATTTAATTTGATCCCGGCCATTTGAGTCCGTTTACTATGTGTCAAATTTgtagtatttaaatttttgatgtatATGTTTACTAGTGTAGGTCATCAATTAAGTGATAACCAGACTAAACAAATGTTTCGCAAACGTTAGAAGGAGGCATTGAACTGTCACGGATCCATGTGCTGAAGCTTTTCAGATAGATAGTGCGTGTTCTCGGTGGAGTGGAATCAAAAGTGGAATTTGTACTTGTAAAGATTACAACATGCTAAGACAATGGAATGAAGACCCGACAGGGGCGGAGAAAAGAAGGGGCTAGAAACTTGAATTAACAAGATTTAAGTTTACTATAACAAAACGATAGTAAAAGTAATTTTCAAGGACCTTGCTTGGgtataaatagatatcttATCAGGTATTCTCCAGTTTATGAGTGTAATGAGTTTCTAATTATAGCTTGACAGAGAAAATTACCCTTAGGCATACAGAATTGTATCAAATTAAAAGCATTTCGTAAAGGTGAAAGTAAAAGTACTTTTCAAGGACCTTCGCCTAGatataaatagatatcttATCAGTTATTCTCCGGTTTATGAGTTCATAAACGCATTTTGTAAAAGAAACTCGAGTGTAATGAGTTTTGAATTATAGATTGACAGAAAAAATTACCCCAAGGCATAcagaataattattaaattattaaatttcgaAAAGGTGATTCTAATCAAtatcttattatttattcctTAGTACAGCAGTATAGACACGAGTTTCCTCAGTGTCTATGTGATGCACCCGTTCTGGAACTACTGTGTGAAGGTAAGTTATAAATACCCATTaccatttatacattttaagtcaCATTACATATTCCAGTTTGTTCCCAAATGGCTGGCGCCCAACGTTCTCACCTTCGTGGGATTCCTGATGACTGTCGTCAACTTTATCCTGATAGCTTACTATGACTGGGGCTTTAAAGCAGCTAATCCACCGACGGGCAACACGGTGCCTTCTTGGGTGTGGACAGTGGCGGCCATAAACATTTTGATTTACTATAACTTGGGTGAGTTTTGGAAgggataaatataaataagaaagaagttcttgaatattaaaattttatttcattattagaTGGCATGGATGGCAAGCAGGCTCGAAGAACTGGAACGAGTGGACCTTTGGGAGAGCTATTCGATCATGGCTTGGACTCCTATTCAGCTGCTCTGATACCCATTTACCTGTTCTCCCTGTTCGGCACAGACGATTTGCCCCCAATTCGTATGTTCTTTGTGATCTGGAACGTCTTTCTCAACTTTTATTTAACGCATGTGGAGAAGTACAACACTGGAGTTATGTTTTTGCCCTGGGGTTATGACTTTACCATGTGGGTAAGTAAAGATAATacctcttaaaaatataattttcaagttaATTAtcctttgtttattatttcagGGAGTTAGTGGAATGCTATTTTTGGCAACTGTCTTTGGACCTGGAATCTATCGGTTTGACTTTTACGGCTTTACAGTGGCCAATATGTTTGAGGTGGTTCTTATTGGTTCGGGCATGGTCAGCAGTCATCCGATTATTGCTAGAAATATCTATCTGTGAGTTTgtgttttttagaaaattagcTAGAAATAATACCCTCTTCTTTTAGTTCCTATAAAAACAAGACGGGAAAAATGCGTCCTATGTGGGAGATGCTGCGTCCATTTTTCGCGTTCGTCTGGCTTTTTGTGATCACTCTTATCTGGTCGTTCTTTTCTCGAAATAATGTCATCAATCTGGAGCCTCGTATTCTATGGATACTCTATGGCACGATATTCTCAAATATTGCTGTAAGTATTGATGGgactttttttaaagtgggtaaaaaattaataattcttCTGAATTTGATTCACAAAGTGCCGATTGATTGTGGCCCAAATGTCGGACATGCGTTGCGATGCCTTCAATGTGCTCATGTGGCCACTGGCCGCCACAGTGGGTGTCTGCTGCTTTCCCTATTACCAGGAGGTCTTCGACACAGATCTTTCGGCGGATGTGGAAAAATGGATAGTCCAGGGACTCACCATTTTCTCAACATTAGCCCACTGGCACTACGGCTACGGTGTGGtaagttaattattttttaactatttaaaaagaaaagatataattatattgtattaaaaaaaatattaaaattccccaactaattatattattattttttttcaggtatcGGAGATGTGCGACCACTTCAACATTCGCTGCTTCAAAGTAAGACAATCTAGCGGCCAATCGGTCTCAGATTCAACTCAACCACTTCTACAGAACAATAACAAATTCAAAACGTTGAAAAGCCATTGAAATCGCCCACTAACCAAAATCACATCAAACAAAAACGGGgacaaccaaaaatcaaccATCTTGtgatataaagtatatatatattatatataaatggGTTCCAAAAAACATTTAGCCCTCGCCTAATGTCTAGGTTCTAAGTGGTCCATACTCAAATCAAAACACTAAAAACGATACTCGCCCCACGCGGTTTCTAATGTGGTAAAGTCCATACGAAGATATTATGTAATCCAAATCCTAATCATAGGCTAAGAACTTAAACGTACTTAACTGTAGAATAAGCCTAAGCTAGGTGCATGAAGAGAGCTATCGTCGAAGACAAACCTAACCAGCATgttgatatatatatgataACGCTAACTGCATGATCCGATAAGTATTATGTGCCTGGAGACAGCTACTGAATGGAGTTGCTCAACTATGATAATGCCAAGCGTATGCTCACTGTACCGCCCATCGTATTGTAATTTTCTGTAGATCACGAAACCGGCTGTCACCGCTGAGGATGAGCTGAAGGAGGTTGTTGAAGAGCCCAAGCCCACGGAAAACGTCGAAGAAGAAGTCTAGCACTCGCGGGTTCTTCTGCAATTGTGTtgtgtttaaactttaaatcgtTACCTAGGTTCAGTTAAGACAAATCGAAAATGTGTTTAGGCTTAAGCTCGAAATTGAAACGATAATATAATTGTTAGTGCTAAAGAAAGTTCGCTGAATTAATATTTGATCATTTTTAGATCAAACCGACTtgataatttcaataaaagcTATCTTTTGCAGTCCAACTAAAAAACTCGAATTTCTATACTATTTTCTTAATCTTTATTTAGATGCAACTGCCATTGgttatatgaaaataatttagagaattttaattatcttACATTATAAACATAGCGCGCGTCATGAAGATTTCCGGATCCTCTAGTTCAGCAGCAGCTGGGCGACAATGCTGTTGTCATCTGCCGGATTGGTGGAGTGCAGGCCGGATCCGCTTTCGAGGAACTCGCGCAGCTCGTTCTCCAGATCTCCGCCGCCATGCTGCTCATCCGACTCGTCGATCTCCATGGCCACCGGTGGCAACTGGGGCAGGGCCACCGGCTGTTGCAGCAGCTCGGGCAGCTGGACGCGTGGAGAAACGGGCCGAGGTGGCGGCAGACCagctggaaaaataaatagttccatttaatttgaaataggaaaactataaaatttaTGGACATACCAAAGGACATGCCCATGGCCTTTCGCAGGGCGTACGGATCGGCGATAGCGGATGGCGGCAGCTTCTTGGCCAGGTCACTGATCTGCTGCGTCAATTGCTGTGCGGCTTGGGCCTCCTCCTGACCGGCGGACTGCACCAGTCCCAGGTGATTCGGCAAAGGCTGCGACAAACGATCATGCTGGGTGACTCGCAGCTTCTCGATTAGCGTCAAGTTTTGACTGAGATGCTCGTGCATTCGCCGGTTGAGCTCAAAGTTCTTCATTTCCGCCTCCATCCCGTCCAAGAAGCTAACATCGATGCCCAGATCTCCGAGTGATTGCAGTCGCTTGAAGTCCACCTGggtgtttttgtatttctcaTACTCCTGCTCGATTTGCTCGGAGGTCTCCTGCTGGCTGGTGGCTTCCTTCTCCTGTTCAAAGCACTTTTCAATCTCCGATTGCTCGTACGAATGCAGCTGCATGTTGTAGAGTTCATCCAGGGATTTGCTGTGTTCACCGTTGGTGAGGATATCCAGCAGACCGTTTGCAATGGTGGTGCCATAACTGGAATCCTTGGTGAACTGTAAGATACTTTCGGCATATTCCGCACTGGACGCATCGCCGTAGGTGCGTAAAACCAACTGAGTTTCCTCGGGGCTCAGAGTGGAGAAGCGCGAGTCAAAAGTGGGCGCAAAGCTGGCAAAGGCGCCGTAGCTTAGGGGTTTCACTGTTTTCATGGCATTCCTTCTGTCTACCTGTCGCACCTGCAGCTGTGAGGTTCCCGTTTGCAGTTTTCCAACCAAATCGCCAATGGTCACCACCCGTTCGGGACCCTCGTTCTCCTCCTTTACCAAGAGGTTAAGGGTGGTGCTGCCATCCTTCGTTTGACGCAGGAAACCCATCTT
The genomic region above belongs to Drosophila takahashii strain IR98-3 E-12201 chromosome 2L, DtakHiC1v2, whole genome shotgun sequence and contains:
- the LKRSDH gene encoding alpha-aminoadipic semialdehyde synthase, mitochondrial, which translates into the protein MWRAIQQRATIAHPFTRQRHSRVIAIRREDQSVWERRAPFGPTHVQKLVKQNVKVIVQPSNRRAYPMQAYMQAGAHIQEDISDASVIFGVKQVPIDALIPGKTYCFFSHTIKAQESNMPLLDAILEKKIRLIDYERIIDERGARQVAFGKYAGVAGMVNILHGIGLRLLALGHHTPFMHIGPAHNYRNSSMARQAIRDCGYEISLGMMPKSIGPLTFVFTGSGNVSQGAQEVFSELPIEYVPPEMLRKVAEHGNQNKLYGCEVSRSDHLERREGGGFDAKEYDEFPERYISTFSTKIAPYASVIVNGIYWAVGSPKLISIPDAKNLLRPANTPWLPTSKGSPALPHRMLAICDISADPGGSIEFMNECTTIDTPFCLYDADRNKDTKSFKGPGVLVCSIDNMPTQLPRESTDLFGELLAPHVHDIIKSDAKKPLAEEEFSYPIQSAIIASNGQLTEGFQYIQELRDSTSHRSRHKMEGRSESHKKVLVLGAGMVSAPLVEWLHREKDVSITVCSQVKDEADRLAQQYAGVDSVYLDVNESTGHLQELCGKADVVVSLLPYSLHGMVARYCVAEGTHMVTASYLNDEISALHEEAKAKGVTIMNEVGLDPGIDHLLALECIHEVQDKGAVVESFVSYCGGLPAPEHSNNSLRYKFSWSPRGVLLNTLSAAKYLSQGQIVEISGGGELMSCPRSLDFLPGFALEGFPNRDSTKYGSLYGLGRDVHTLLRGTIRYKGFSESIKPMQLLGLIDAEPHALLHPSGPDVTWRQLVIHLLGMSDSSIFYENLKQKLNERIGDVDGIESLGLLDDTPVVKLNTPLDTLSHYLSKRLAFERDERDLVVLRHEVGIRWPDGRREERGINFVVYGQPQGHSAMAMTVGKPAAIAAKMILDGEIQERGVLLPFTPDIYRPMLQRLRSEGLTATETSRWLN
- the LOC108063655 gene encoding ethanolaminephosphotransferase 1, which translates into the protein MGCMRYLTEAHLRGFERYKYSSIDTSFLSVYVMHPFWNYCVKFVPKWLAPNVLTFVGFLMTVVNFILIAYYDWGFKAANPPTGNTVPSWVWTVAAINILIYYNLDGMDGKQARRTGTSGPLGELFDHGLDSYSAALIPIYLFSLFGTDDLPPIRMFFVIWNVFLNFYLTHVEKYNTGVMFLPWGYDFTMWGVSGMLFLATVFGPGIYRFDFYGFTVANMFEVVLIGSGMVSSHPIIARNIYLSYKNKTGKMRPMWEMLRPFFAFVWLFVITLIWSFFSRNNVINLEPRILWILYGTIFSNIACRLIVAQMSDMRCDAFNVLMWPLAATVGVCCFPYYQEVFDTDLSADVEKWIVQGLTIFSTLAHWHYGYGVVSEMCDHFNIRCFKITKPAVTAEDELKEVVEEPKPTENVEEEV